GAATGAGAGGCTTTTTATCACCAATTTGTGCTGCTGTGGATTCGAGCATAGTTTAGTTGACCCATTCCAAGCACTTCCTTTGTCGCCCTAGTGTTTTCTTTTTCATCCCTTTCTGTCAGTTCTCTTTTCAGTATTCGATATGTTTAGAGAACCAAAGGACATGGATAACTTTTTTAGCCTAGTGGGAACATAATGCCGTAGCCTCGTACTCTCAACCATTATGTTTTCCTTCTATAATGATGCATTTTTTATTTGTATCCAGCCTCCACTTTCCAGTTCATGTTCTCACCACCATTACATTGTTCCGTTTGTCGAGCCATTTGTTGACAAGTGTGGGCGTTCTGTTTTATGTGCAGCTTCGAGAGGAACCCACGCTTGGAAGGCCCAGAGCTACAAGGCCTGGCTGTATATGAAACCAACTGCTAAACGGCTACGGGAAGGTGGAAAATGCTAGGAAGTAACGGGCGTACAAGGTTTACCGGAGATCGGGGTGATATAGATTGTTAGGTCCGCAGTTTGCCACTTTGTAATGTTCCTCCCTACATAGCGCTGTCATGCCATGTGTCATGTGTGCCTTGCTCTCAGCAGGGAAGTTGAGTTGTTGTATGTTGTGTAGCAGAACGATGCTTTCTGCCTGTGAATGTAAAACATAAGATTGCCTATGTGTCACGACTCAAATGGTATTGTCATCTACTCATCTCTATTATGGCAATGGCACTTTTTGCTTGCTTGCTCGTGCAATACATCAATTAGATCTACGAGTAGCATTCTAGCTGGTGGATAACTGATGTAGGGCTGATATGACATTGGTGTGAGATGTCCAAGCAAAGAGTAGCTGGCAGACTTCCAACCTCTTTTCTGACCTGAAGTATATATCAAATCAAATTAAATTCTTATAGCGGTGCCAACATAACATGCCAACCAAAGGGAAAGTAAGTGAAGGTCTCTCGGGCTTTGCCCCCGCGTCGCTCCGGCCCCAGGGGCGGCACGGGCGGCGACCCCAGCCACCGAGGCGCTCGGCCCCTTGATCCCCTCCGCCCCCTCGCCGTCGCCGGTGCCTCCCGCGGGCAAAGCTCGTGCGGAGTGGGCGGCGGCGGGGTCTCCTCTCGCGCTGGCGGGCGCTGCAGGATGGGGATCTCGTGGCGTTGGGCAGCGGCTGGCGTCGGCGAGCAGCCTTGTGCCCTGGCGTGGAGGCGGTGGTCCTGCTGCGGCTTGGCGACCTGCAGTGGTTCGGCGGCTCGGCGGTGGCAGCGGGGCTCGGGCGGCTCGATGGGGCGGCGGGCCCCGATCTGACGGAGTGGATCCGGATGGTGGAGGTGCTCTGGCGGCTCTTGGCAGCATGGATCCGGCGGTTGGGGCTGCGGCCGGAGGCTCCTGGCTCTTCGGCGGCGCCGCCCCGGCTGCTATTGTGGCTGTGGCAGATGTGCTTGGGTTTCGGCCTGGCAACTCTGCTCGGTGAGATGGGGTGGGGTGGCGGCCCCCCTCCTTGCCTGGTGCTGCGGTGCTGGCCGGCTTGCTAGCCCGGCGTGGCTGGCGGCATGGTGGAggctgccggggcggcggccccggatttGGTGGAAGCGGCTTCGGCTGGGGGGTGGTGCGCGCGTCTGGGCGTGGTGGGTCGTGGGATCCCACGACCAGTGCGAGGTTGGCCTTGGCAGGATGGGGTTTGTTGGTTGCGTTGATGCGGACAAGTGGTGGTTGAGCATCTCCGAGAGAAATCCTGTGTCCGGCCTTTGCCGGATCGGGCGACGGCGACGTCCGTGGGCGTCGTGCTCTTTCTTGGAAGTGTTGCTATTGTGTGGTGCTCCTCCTCCCTCCCCGCGGCCTTGACTTCGGAGAGAAACCTCAGGTCTTCAGGATCGGGCGATGAAGGCGCCttcacgtcttcttcctccttgggggcatcgtctcggAGCCGGCCACAACCTGAAGACCAGtggatggcggcatcttcgccgcgtggtttgcggcatcttcgccgcgtAGTTTGCTGAGGCGGCCATTTCGGGGGCGTGGATTTctgtttggcaacgatgatggcTTCGAGAGGAGCTTTGGTCGCGGCTCGGGCTTTGGTAGTCGGATCTTCCCGGCGTGTCCGAGGTGCTCTTCCGCTGGTTGCTTGGTTGCTTTGAAGTCGGAGCTGCGGTGGAGTGTGTCCAGGCGGTGACGATGACAGGCGCTCGGTGGTCGGTTTCGGAGGGCACGGAcggcgcaagtcctgcatatttccctTGTGATGATCATCGTCAAAGTCGGAGCTGTCGGTTGTTCACGCGTGTGGCCTTCTGTTGGCATGTGCCATCATGGTTTTCTGTGCAGCTGTTTGTAGCTCTATGATCccatgtcggtggccaggttggccggtggtgCCCATGTCATGTGGGTTGAGTTGTATCGGTTTTAGTCCGGCTTTCCGTCAATTAACCggacaattctcttcttcttaatcaatgaaaatggcaaatctcttgccttgtttcaaaaaaacaTGCCAACCAAAACAATTGAAGTAAACGGATGGCTGTCGCTGGCATTTTATACTCCCTATCCTTTTGGAGTTGACCTCTGCTGATAGTATCTTGAAAAATATTCAAGTTGGACAGTTAAAAATCATGTGTAAGTTTGTCTCAAAAGCATCTTCAATGTACGAGTGAAACTACTATCTTTACAGGGAAAGAAGTACCAGTGACAGTGATTTCCTTCAGAAAAAGTTGCTGGGGCAATTATTTCGATATGAGTTTTTTTTTTAGACACCATTTCGATATGAGATGAAACAGGCAGACACGATCGGGCTAGGCTTTGGGCGATTGGAGCGGCCTCGCTGAGAGTGATCGACCGGTGCCACCGGGCAAGGGTCGGACCCCAACTCGCTCCCCGCAGCCGGGCCGGCCGTGATGCTTCCGCTGCGGCGCTTGTCGTGGGCCTGCCGCCGGCGAGGTCTCGCCCAGTTCGccgccggaaccccccgggaggcggCGGACGCGGTCGTGGTGGGCGCCGGCGCGGTCGGcctcgcggtggcgcgcgcgcttgCCATGGCCGGGcgcgaggtggtggtggtcgaggcGGCCTCCAGCTTCGGCACCGGCACCAGCTCCCGCAACAGCGAGGTCATCCACGCCGGCATCTACTACCCTCCCCGCAGCCTCAAGGTGCGCTGCCCCTTCCCGGCCAAGCCGTATAATCTACGAGTTCGTGCACAAGGATTCTACTAGCTttctgtgatatttcagttcagttCAGTCAGTTCTCACCAGTGACCACATTGGAGTATTGGACAGTTGACATTAGTATTTTAGCATCTCAGTCTCTTAGGTGTCTGTGTCCTTAGAGTTTGAGATTGGTATACAAATACTATTGCTGAAAATAAAACACATATAATTCATCGGGCAAATAGTAATCTTCTTCCCTGCTTTGTGTTATTTTCAGTTTTGCACATTGCAGTAGCAATATTCCCGTTGATACTTTTGAGGTATATATATACTGTCTCCAATGCTGAGTGCACTTGTAGAATCACAGTTCATTACTTCATTTTCCCCTTCTGTCCATCTATGGCATTCTTAATAGTATAATGATCCCTTCTTCTGTCCTATTCTATTTGATGAATTACCAAAGTGCTTTCTTGCCATGCTGAAATTAATTATAGATTTTTCTCCTACGGAATGTTTTTGTAGGCTAATCTTTGTGTAAGAGGAAGGGAAATGCTCTACAAGTACTGCACAGAACGAGCAATCCCCCATAAACGGCTCGGCAAACTTATCGTTGCTACTGGTGTTGCAGAGACTGCAAAGCTGGACATGCTCCTCAAGAGCGCTAAAGACAATGGGGTGAATGATCTTCAGATGATGGAAGGTTCTCAGGCCGTGGAGATGGAACCTGAACTGCGTTGTTTGAAAGCTTTACTATCACCTAGTACTGGGATTGTTGACTCGCATTCATTCATGCTCTCCCTTTTGGTACTTGGCTAATCTGTTCTTGATTCTTACcatttttgtctttgcattgtttaTTTTGCCTGCTATAATCCTCTAAATGATTCAATTATTTGAAAGGTCCCTTTTCACACTCTCCAAGAATGAAAAAACTGTATAGATAACTGAAATAGCGCTACGTAGAGGGCCTCTGCACTATCGAAGCAATTTTAACTAGTTAAGATATGTTGATGTTCCTTTCTTTCGTTTTCCTTCTCAAATGAGCTCGCAGCAATGTTTGGAAGGTTGAGGCCTGATAATCCAAAAATATTCCCCATGCGTCTTTCCTGTACACAGCTATATTATGTTCATTTTATGTTAGTCCACTTCATCGTGTTGCATCATGCAAAACTCTAAATCTTCTCATACTGTCATGTGATTTCCTTTTCTTGTGATGCAGGCTGATGCTGAAAACCTAGGCGCAACCATATCATATAACACAGCAGTCATCAGTGGGCATGTTGGAGATGAAGGGATCGAGCTTCATATTTCTGAAAGCAAAGAGCTGGAGAATCAGTCTATAGGCTCTCCTGTACCCCCACAGATTGTTTTGCTTCCAAAACTTCTGATAAATGCAGCAGGTTTGAGTGCAATTCCACTTGCCAAAAGACTTGATGGCCTTGACCAAGCATTTGTGCCCCCGGCTTACTATGCCCGTGGATGTTACTTCACTCTCTCACAAACCAAGAGTCCTTTCAGCCACTTAATATACCCTCTACCAGAGGATGGTGGCATAGGGGTCCATGTCACACTAGACTTAAATGGCCTTGTCAAATTTGGACCAGATGTTGAATGGTTAGATGGTAAAATGGATGACATGTCATGTTTCCTGAATAGGTAAGCCATTGCAAATACTTGCTTGTTCAGTTTAATTATATATGATCTTTTTTACTTGTTATACACATCGCTGAAATTGATGGAGTTACAAACGTTCTAGTGGTGTCCAATATTTAAAAATAAAGTTACCACAGTTGCTGCCTAATATTAACTGGTTAATATGAAAATAGTTTCCTCTTCTTGAAAAAGCTAAGATGGTGTGTGACTTTTAGCATCTGTGTACATCAGGTTTGATTACTCAGTGAACCCCACCAGATGTTCTGGATTTTACTCTGTGATAAGGAAGTATTTTCCAAATCTCAAGGATGGTTCTTTGGAGCCTGGTTATTCTGGGATCCGACCAAAGCTTTCTGGCCCGGGACAGCGCCCTTCAGATTTTGTTATTCAGGTTATTATCTGATTTAACATAGTTCTCATATATCAGCTTGAAAGTTTACTTTTCACTGTCAAGTATCAACAAACCCGTGAAGCTGAACACTCCTGACTACTGCAGGGGGAGGAAGTCCACGGTATTCCTGGGCTGGTTAACTTGTTTGGTATAGAATCCCCTGGTTTGACATCAAGCTTGGCAATTGCAGAACACGTCGTTTCAAGGTATAACAGCACTTGATTCTCAAACAATCACCAATCGATGAATTGCAGCTGGATGAACCGGACGGCTGGAGTCTATCATGTGAATCACATTGCTCACAATGATTTCcttgtttatttccttttattttgggGAAGAACAAGATGCTGCTTGTAAAGGTGCGACTCTCCAGCTTAGTTGAATAAACAAAATATATCGATTGTGGGTTGGTGTATTATGTGGATCCTCGCATACATCTTGTGGCAAGAGGATCCTCTGCATTACCAACTTGTGTCTGAGCAAAAGTATATGCATTACATCACCTGTTGACCATTTGATGAAAATTGGATGGCCAGGATTTGAATGGAAAACACAATGGTGTTGTCCATTTTCTTGCAGCAAAAATACAAGGCAACTCTGACAATTTGCCTCTGTTTTCGAATCGTGGAATGCAACTTAAACAGCTGAAATTCTATCACAAATATCTTGATAACACAGGCATGATTTCAACTATATCCATCAAAATTGTTCCTACATGGTGACTCTGATCACTTAACATTTCGAGAAATTAACATATGGTAATAGACTAATAGCAGTACATGGTCTCCGGCATAGGATCCACAAATATCACCAGGCAAAGGTTATAAAGGTATCTGAAAGCAATGGATGGGGTTGTGGAAGGGCAAGGGCAATGTCACAGGGAAGTGAAACTCTTCAAGCACCAGCTTGTCTGTTCCCAATTGTCCAGCTTTCGCCATTCCTATCATCTGAAGTTTAGCGAACAACGGTGAGTAAATTGACAGGTCAGCAAGAAAacaaaacatttttttaaacaagGTAATAAAAACTAAAAGCGTCTCACCGCTTCCTTTGCGCACGCCACTTGTAAACAGGCTGTGATGTTGAATTTAAAATCTCTTCTTCACGGAGCTTCCTTTTGCGTCCAGGTTTCTGCCCCAGTATTAAACAACTTCAGTAACTTCAAACTTGACAACAAAAACAGTACCACTGTACTATCGACGTGACCATCAAAATTTCATAAGCCAGTTCTTTTGAAGATTTTGACTTTAGGCTGCTTGAGACATCGGTTGATGACAAAATCTGAACTGGTTCAACTGAGTTGTATTTTTTACATTATTTTCACAAATAACATAACATTTTATGGTTCAGTCACTGAAGGTATTATACCGACTTCACCAAAGCAAAATAAATATTCTAATTCATCAGAGAAAACACACCTTCAGTTCTTTTTGCAAGGCCATTATTTTCACAAAATAACATAACATTTTATGGTTCAGTCACTGAAGGGATTATACCGACTTCACCAAAGCAAAATAAATATTCTAATTCATCAGAGAAAACACACCTTCAGTTCTTTTTGCAAGGCCATGTCCGCATACAATTTCTCAAGATTCTTAACCCTTTCTTTCCTGCTTTCTAACTCCTTGTAGGAGGAAGCTGTTTTCCTATAAAGAATTTGACGGTATATAAGTTTATCAGGCAGCACCTGATGCACTAATGTGCCCAAGAATCAATATCATGCTTTGAGCTAGAGAAAAAAAATCCCATCCCACATCCAAGCCATTACGACTGAGTAATTTGCTGAATGCATTAACATTCACACCCACATCAACCATGAATAGCATGAACTAAATCACCAAAACACCCAAACTCTCAGGTCTCAATAATAAAGAGCAGGTATTTTGACGAGAGTAAAGACCAAAGGAACAGGTGTAATATTCATTCACTAATAAACCGATAAATGAAAGCTATCCTTTCCAAGTATAACATTAATCACAGTAGCCACATATATAACACAAAATCATATTCCCAAAAGAACAGCACACTACCTCTTTATACGAGAAGGGATGTTACCAAATTGAGGTGCGCTGCTGCTTTCACCTATCCTAGATCgtatttctttggcttcttctctGAAATGAAACAGCTAATCATCTCAATATTTAAAAAATCTTAGGTAGCTAGCCAGCGATTCATAAATGAATCTTAAAAAATTAAATTCAAAACTGAAAAATGGTAAGAAGCAAGAATGCAACATTTATACCTGTCTTCCGCAAAGTAAATGTGCTTGTTTGAACGCTTGTCATCCACTGCGTGAAGGGTTGAGCTCAATCGTTCAACTTTCTACAGTCAAAGGTGTGACattaaaattggatcagaaatataGGATTTAGCCACAAAAAACAAAGTACTCATTTGTTTTGAATATTTCAAAGTCACCACAAACCTTTCTTTCACTTTGAATGGCCTGAAAGAT
The Triticum dicoccoides isolate Atlit2015 ecotype Zavitan chromosome 3A, WEW_v2.0, whole genome shotgun sequence genome window above contains:
- the LOC119269333 gene encoding L-2-hydroxyglutarate dehydrogenase, mitochondrial-like — protein: MLPLRRLSWACRRRGLAQFAAGTPREAADAVVVGAGAVGLAVARALAMAGREVVVVEAASSFGTGTSSRNSEVIHAGIYYPPRSLKANLCVRGREMLYKYCTERAIPHKRLGKLIVATGVAETAKLDMLLKSAKDNGVNDLQMMEGSQAVEMEPELRCLKALLSPSTGIVDSHSFMLSLLADAENLGATISYNTAVISGHVGDEGIELHISESKELENQSIGSPVPPQIVLLPKLLINAAGLSAIPLAKRLDGLDQAFVPPAYYARGCYFTLSQTKSPFSHLIYPLPEDGGIGVHVTLDLNGLVKFGPDVEWLDGKMDDMSCFLNRFDYSVNPTRCSGFYSVIRKYFPNLKDGSLEPGYSGIRPKLSGPGQRPSDFVIQGEEVHGIPGLVNLFGIESPGLTSSLAIAEHVVSRYNST
- the LOC119269335 gene encoding probable U3 small nucleolar RNA-associated protein 11 isoform X1 gives rise to the protein MSSLRNSIPRRAHKERAQPESRKKYGLLEKHKDHILRARAYQRKEDFIRNLKEKALFKNPDEFYFKMINSKTVDGIHRPKPEANNKYTEEERMLLKHKDMGYIFQAIQSERKKVERLSSTLHAVDDKRSNKHIYFAEDREEAKEIRSRIGESSSAPQFGNIPSRIKRKTASSYKELESRKERVKNLEKLYADMALQKELKKPGRKRKLREEEILNSTSQPVYKWRAQRKR
- the LOC119269335 gene encoding probable U3 small nucleolar RNA-associated protein 11 isoform X2 — encoded protein: MSSLRNSIPRRAHKERAQPESRKKYGLLEKHKDHILRARAYQRKEDFIRNLKEKALFKNPDEFYFKMINSKTVDGIHRPKPEANNKYTEEERMLLKHKDMGYIFQAIQSERKKVERLSSTLHAVDDKRSNKHIYFAEDREEAKEIRSRIGESSSAPQFGNIPSRIKRKTASSYKELESRKERVKNLEKLYADMALQKELKKPGRKRKLREEEILNSTSQPVYKWRAQRKR